One Echinicola strongylocentroti DNA window includes the following coding sequences:
- a CDS encoding family 20 glycosylhydrolase yields MVTNNYSNNWHKQSLPTLGVFRWIICLLFIFQAIAGYSQSKNDPGDSDFKVKGFHLDLRVQVMTPEALKHFAKQMAGFGFNTLVMEWEATYPFKEHLTIANQFSYSREELEDFIAYCDQLGIQVVPLQQSLGHVEYILRNPRYSVLKEDRKDISQLCPMKIAESEVLFQSLFKDLAATHNSDYIHIGGDETYLLGHCDLCSARVEEVGKSQLFVDHMKMIANLVIENGKTPLMWADIILKYPEAAAELPKETVFVDWNYGWKTNHFGDVSKLQDLGFTFWGAPSIRSHPDNWYMTNWSTHFNNQRDFIPYARASQYEGMIMTSWSTSGLYGFTWDVGYDVADMVQIRNTYPMSGFRILIASYAAAMSQLEEFRPQEFVVNYASERFGLNEKEANQLWEFLVFPRELISNAKPVKSKSVPEVKENYRQVSDPLFQLSPNQHEEEFDHFRLMANLRMLYLDYKEVDEVYNSPAFTKDLLPALTKQMEVILERSEELNKAFYKLNSGFLYDAEIEELNRQRVLPIKVLYHRLAKLK; encoded by the coding sequence TTGGTAACAAACAACTATAGCAACAACTGGCACAAGCAATCTCTACCTACACTTGGAGTCTTTCGCTGGATTATTTGTCTTCTGTTCATTTTTCAGGCCATCGCTGGTTATTCTCAATCGAAGAATGATCCGGGAGACAGTGACTTTAAGGTGAAAGGCTTCCATTTGGACCTCCGCGTTCAAGTGATGACACCCGAGGCGTTGAAGCATTTTGCCAAGCAAATGGCAGGTTTTGGCTTCAATACACTCGTCATGGAATGGGAGGCAACCTACCCTTTTAAAGAACACCTGACCATAGCCAATCAGTTTTCTTACAGTAGGGAAGAGCTCGAGGATTTTATCGCATACTGTGATCAACTGGGCATTCAAGTCGTCCCCTTGCAGCAAAGTTTGGGGCATGTGGAGTATATACTGAGAAATCCCAGGTACAGCGTTTTGAAAGAGGACAGAAAGGACATATCCCAGCTATGCCCCATGAAAATCGCAGAAAGTGAAGTATTGTTCCAATCCCTTTTTAAGGACTTGGCAGCAACCCATAATTCGGATTATATCCATATTGGTGGAGATGAGACGTATTTGCTGGGGCACTGCGACCTTTGCAGTGCTAGAGTGGAAGAGGTGGGCAAGTCCCAGCTTTTTGTGGATCATATGAAAATGATTGCCAACTTGGTAATTGAAAATGGCAAGACCCCATTGATGTGGGCAGATATTATCCTGAAGTACCCTGAAGCTGCGGCCGAGCTGCCTAAAGAAACTGTATTTGTCGACTGGAATTACGGTTGGAAAACCAATCATTTTGGAGATGTATCCAAACTTCAGGATTTGGGATTTACATTTTGGGGAGCGCCTTCTATCCGCAGTCATCCTGATAACTGGTACATGACCAACTGGTCCACGCATTTTAATAATCAACGGGACTTTATTCCCTATGCCAGAGCAAGCCAGTATGAAGGAATGATCATGACATCTTGGTCCACTTCCGGGCTTTATGGATTTACTTGGGACGTAGGCTACGATGTGGCCGATATGGTCCAGATCAGAAATACCTATCCGATGTCAGGGTTTAGGATTTTGATAGCCAGCTACGCCGCGGCCATGTCCCAGCTGGAAGAGTTTCGACCACAGGAATTTGTGGTGAATTATGCTTCTGAGAGGTTTGGCCTCAACGAAAAGGAAGCCAATCAGCTGTGGGAGTTTTTGGTGTTTCCTCGGGAGTTGATCTCCAACGCTAAACCCGTAAAAAGCAAAAGCGTGCCCGAGGTAAAGGAAAACTATCGGCAAGTCAGCGATCCATTATTTCAGCTTAGTCCAAACCAGCACGAAGAAGAGTTCGATCATTTTAGGCTAATGGCCAACTTGCGGATGCTTTATTTGGACTACAAAGAAGTCGATGAAGTGTATAATTCCCCCGCGTTCACCAAGGACCTCCTTCCAGCCCTTACCAAACAAATGGAAGTCATTCTGGAAAGGTCAGAAGAACTGAACAAAGCGTTTTACAAGTTGAATTCAGGGTTTTTATACGATGCAGAAATAGAAGAACTCAATAGGCAGAGAGTACTGCCAATCAAAGTTTTGTACCACCGACTGGCTAAGTTAAAGTAA
- a CDS encoding LacI family DNA-binding transcriptional regulator codes for MIKRRITLKDLSKELDLAVSTISRALDDHPGISPETKERVKLKADELGFTRNSIASSFRKSKTLTIGVIAPQIDIHFHSLVISGIEEYAYKAGYNVTIFQSRNSFKREKKITETLQNNMFAGVIICQGAETRGIDHFKKLKKMKMPLVFYDRVPTGFEANKVIINDFESSLRATEHLIEKGCKNIAHIGGPQTTGIFKSRYEGFRKALENHHLEVSSSLIHFTKGLTYDEGLSAAKELLSQPVKPDGIFCSNDYTAVSAIQVFQKNGFKVPDQVAVVGFSNYPISKIIEPNLSSVNDRAFEMGQAAAKLLIRQIEDEEDVIESEIVTLKTELIIRESSSTRNMH; via the coding sequence ATGATTAAAAGAAGAATTACCCTAAAGGATTTGTCCAAAGAACTTGACCTGGCTGTTTCAACGATATCACGAGCCTTGGACGATCATCCTGGAATAAGCCCAGAAACAAAGGAAAGAGTCAAGCTAAAAGCCGATGAATTGGGCTTTACCCGAAACTCGATTGCGTCGAGTTTTAGAAAAAGTAAAACACTAACGATAGGGGTAATTGCTCCTCAGATCGATATCCACTTTCATTCACTTGTCATCAGCGGAATAGAGGAATATGCCTATAAGGCGGGTTATAACGTAACGATTTTCCAAAGCCGAAACTCATTCAAACGAGAAAAAAAAATCACCGAAACCCTGCAGAACAACATGTTTGCCGGAGTGATCATCTGCCAAGGAGCAGAAACAAGGGGCATAGATCACTTTAAGAAACTGAAAAAGATGAAAATGCCCTTGGTATTTTATGACCGAGTGCCTACGGGCTTTGAAGCGAACAAAGTGATCATCAATGATTTTGAATCCTCATTGCGGGCCACGGAACATTTGATCGAAAAAGGGTGTAAAAACATAGCACATATTGGCGGGCCTCAAACAACTGGGATTTTCAAATCCCGGTATGAAGGTTTTAGGAAAGCATTGGAAAATCACCATCTTGAGGTTTCGTCCAGTCTTATCCACTTTACAAAGGGCTTAACGTATGACGAAGGCCTGTCAGCTGCAAAAGAACTCCTTTCGCAACCCGTCAAACCAGATGGGATTTTTTGCTCCAATGACTACACCGCGGTCAGTGCCATTCAGGTGTTCCAAAAAAATGGATTCAAGGTACCAGACCAAGTGGCAGTTGTCGGCTTTAGCAACTATCCAATTTCCAAAATCATAGAACCCAACCTTTCTTCGGTAAACGACCGCGCATTCGAAATGGGCCAAGCGGCAGCCAAACTTCTTATCAGGCAAATTGAAGACGAGGAAGATGTGATCGAATCGGAAATTGTCACGCTAAAAACTGAGTTGATAATCAGGGAATCCAGTTCAACCCGAAATATGCATTAG
- a CDS encoding SusC/RagA family TonB-linked outer membrane protein produces the protein MGHFNRFVQAKSWFSLLIILISMVGSFGLLAQGTVVKGVVKDGDSGEPLIGVSVLVKGTSKGVVTDMDGAYSIEGVSPDDVLIFSYLGYSMEEITIGSRSVLDVTLVSNASDLDEVVIVGYGVQEKRNLTGSIVSVGSDEVRKTNMQDPISLLQGRAAGVQVTSNSGAPGGGMTINIRGSSSLNAGNNPLYVVDGVPIEANVTSSLNGSENFGLNPLAAINPADIGSIEVLKDAASTAIYGSRAANGVVLITTKRGKEGKAQINVNVHTGVSQITRKLDVLNASQYRSAVLDSYANSDGGREPVSAIVDSLSSTNNGDVDWQSELLRKAVQTNVDLSIQGGSENTKYAWSTSFLDQDGIIINSNYRRITSRLNVDFNVTDRLTVGQSISYSNGVNNRINAAGTGNLSIIRELLIRPPSYSMYLPDGSLNGYQFGKRNPVGLAELSTNLNKTNRIIAGQYLEYQLAEGLKFRTSVNVDFLSMKEDTFIPSTLDYREGYNSGSVRSTNNLTWSNENIVTYQKQVDGKHNVGGLVGFSYQDWDYERTGLDGMFFPSDDIRTMNGAGTISNQGVNITTSHSLLSYFGRVSYDYDRRYLFEANLRADGSSRFGRDNRFGFFPSASVGWRFSDEGFLSDVGVLDDGKLRFSAGQTGNEAIGNYTSQGEFMVGTNYLDYSGAAPTVMPNSGLSWETTTQYNAGIDLAFWQGRLSLTVDAYIKDTKDLLYNVPIPRETGFGYITQNIGKIQNKGIEVLLNTHNIATQHFNWSTSLNISTNNNIVKELPEELLTNGFIQNGNYHILQEGYPIGTFYGWRFDGVYARDEDNVNGVTNGGQGPVYEGGDPIWHDLDGNNVIDQNDRQVIGNATPDFFGGITNDLSYKNFSLSFMFQFSYGGEIYSEINHQRNSIVRYNNLSTDALNRWREQGDITDYPKPVQDDPLQSDSRIQSRWVEDGSYIKLKNVNLRYSLPLKLVNRIGLTRLDAYVTGTNLITWTKYTGFDPDVSSYSGLRIGVDEGSYPQSRTVIVGLSIGL, from the coding sequence ATGGGGCATTTCAACAGGTTTGTACAGGCCAAATCTTGGTTTTCTTTATTAATTATTTTAATAAGTATGGTTGGGTCTTTTGGTTTGCTTGCGCAAGGGACGGTAGTGAAAGGAGTGGTAAAGGATGGAGATAGTGGTGAACCATTGATCGGAGTTTCAGTATTGGTAAAAGGTACTTCCAAGGGAGTGGTCACGGATATGGACGGAGCCTATTCCATTGAGGGTGTGTCTCCGGATGATGTGTTGATTTTCTCTTATTTGGGATATTCCATGGAAGAAATCACCATTGGTAGCCGATCAGTTTTGGATGTGACGCTCGTTTCCAATGCAAGTGATTTGGATGAGGTGGTTATCGTGGGGTATGGCGTACAGGAAAAAAGAAATTTGACGGGGTCTATTGTCTCGGTAGGAAGTGATGAAGTGCGCAAAACAAATATGCAGGATCCCATATCGCTTTTACAGGGTAGGGCTGCTGGTGTGCAGGTGACATCCAATTCCGGAGCCCCAGGGGGAGGCATGACAATCAATATCCGGGGGAGCTCCTCGCTCAATGCCGGGAACAATCCCTTATATGTGGTGGATGGAGTGCCGATCGAAGCCAACGTAACGTCTTCTTTAAACGGCTCCGAGAATTTTGGCCTCAATCCATTGGCCGCCATTAACCCAGCAGATATTGGGTCCATTGAAGTGCTGAAGGATGCGGCTTCTACAGCTATTTATGGTTCGAGGGCTGCAAATGGGGTGGTGCTGATCACCACAAAGAGAGGGAAAGAAGGTAAGGCGCAAATTAACGTGAATGTACATACGGGGGTAAGTCAAATTACCAGAAAGCTGGATGTGCTCAATGCCAGCCAATACAGAAGTGCCGTACTGGATTCCTATGCCAACTCAGATGGTGGAAGGGAGCCCGTTTCTGCCATCGTCGATTCACTGAGTTCTACCAACAATGGAGATGTGGATTGGCAAAGTGAACTGCTCAGAAAGGCGGTCCAGACGAATGTGGACCTATCCATTCAGGGAGGCTCCGAAAACACCAAGTATGCTTGGAGTACCTCGTTTTTGGACCAAGATGGGATCATCATCAATTCGAACTACCGCAGGATCACTTCTCGGCTCAATGTGGATTTCAACGTAACTGATCGCCTTACTGTGGGGCAAAGTATATCCTACTCCAATGGCGTCAACAACAGGATCAATGCAGCAGGTACGGGAAACCTGAGCATCATTCGTGAATTGCTTATCCGTCCTCCATCGTATTCGATGTATTTGCCGGATGGCTCGCTCAACGGGTATCAGTTTGGTAAACGAAACCCAGTAGGGCTTGCCGAGCTATCTACCAACCTCAATAAGACCAACCGGATAATAGCAGGCCAATACCTGGAATACCAATTAGCCGAAGGCTTGAAGTTCAGAACCTCAGTTAACGTGGATTTTCTTTCCATGAAGGAAGACACCTTTATACCTTCCACATTGGATTATAGAGAAGGGTATAATTCTGGCTCGGTCCGGTCTACCAATAACCTTACTTGGTCCAATGAAAATATAGTGACCTATCAAAAACAAGTTGACGGAAAGCACAATGTGGGAGGACTTGTGGGATTCAGTTACCAGGACTGGGATTATGAGCGTACGGGATTGGATGGGATGTTTTTTCCCAGTGATGATATCCGAACCATGAATGGGGCAGGGACAATCTCCAATCAAGGGGTGAACATCACGACGTCTCATTCGCTGCTTTCTTACTTTGGGAGGGTTTCTTATGATTATGATAGAAGGTACCTTTTTGAAGCCAATTTAAGGGCGGATGGCTCTTCTCGTTTCGGAAGGGACAATCGCTTTGGCTTTTTTCCTTCGGCTTCAGTAGGTTGGAGGTTTTCCGATGAAGGGTTTTTAAGTGATGTGGGAGTGCTTGATGACGGGAAGTTGCGCTTTAGCGCGGGGCAAACGGGGAATGAGGCAATCGGGAATTACACTTCACAGGGTGAATTCATGGTGGGAACCAACTACCTGGATTATTCTGGAGCTGCTCCCACGGTAATGCCCAATTCGGGATTGTCCTGGGAAACCACCACACAGTACAATGCGGGAATAGACTTGGCATTTTGGCAAGGCAGGCTGAGCTTGACGGTAGATGCATACATCAAAGACACCAAAGACCTGCTCTATAATGTACCGATCCCAAGGGAAACAGGCTTTGGATACATTACCCAAAATATTGGGAAGATCCAGAACAAAGGGATAGAGGTACTGCTCAATACACATAATATCGCTACACAACATTTCAACTGGAGCACAAGTCTTAACATCAGTACAAATAACAACATCGTCAAGGAGCTTCCTGAGGAGCTTTTGACCAATGGGTTTATCCAAAACGGGAATTACCATATTCTCCAGGAAGGATATCCGATCGGCACTTTTTACGGATGGCGGTTTGATGGTGTATATGCCAGGGATGAAGACAATGTCAATGGGGTCACCAATGGCGGCCAAGGACCGGTATATGAGGGAGGAGATCCCATCTGGCATGACCTCGACGGGAACAATGTCATCGATCAAAATGACAGGCAGGTAATTGGTAATGCGACTCCTGATTTTTTTGGCGGGATCACCAATGACCTTTCGTACAAAAACTTCAGCCTGAGCTTCATGTTTCAGTTTTCCTACGGCGGAGAAATCTACAGTGAGATCAATCACCAGCGTAATTCCATCGTCCGGTACAATAACCTATCCACAGATGCCCTCAACAGGTGGAGAGAGCAGGGAGATATCACGGATTACCCCAAGCCAGTACAAGATGACCCATTGCAAAGTGACAGTAGGATTCAAAGCAGGTGGGTAGAGGATGGCTCGTATATCAAATTGAAGAATGTCAATCTACGCTACTCTTTGCCGCTTAAATTGGTCAACCGCATAGGTTTAACTCGGCTGGATGCCTATGTCACCGGGACGAACCTCATCACATGGACCAAGTATACCGGTTTTGATCCTGATGTGAGCTCGTACAGTGGGCTGAGAATAGGAGTGGATGAGGGGTCATATCCGCAAAGTAGAACAGTGATCGTGGGCTTATCAATTGGATTGTAA
- a CDS encoding RagB/SusD family nutrient uptake outer membrane protein — protein MNSSRNIFMSMLTLIFFSCSENLLDKDPVSSFSAQGFYKTSSDAQSGVYGIYDAAQSTFSLNFSLWGEGRADAVSTNQSGDPFLLQDNNLNPTLNSARWDNLYETISRANYAIKYIPPVFEDGEEFGLQLLGQARALRALSYFYAVRIWGDVPLILEPYESVQQDLFNTRTDAETILDQIEEDLLFAAEHCRASFGGERDRNLITQGGANALLVQLYMWRGDYTSAVAAAEKVLDNSLYSLVSISDWSKIFTQGYSNESIFEIGYNEVQTNSLRVLYALGSDSNFFPSESFRNSFEEGDQRQELIYDVTSAQPRKIWKFFGEGFNDESPDPSANNIVMVRLADIILLKAEAHNQLGEVDEALTLLNTIRNRAGLESLSLSSADAQYGDLEAAILHERLIELCYEGHRWFDLMRTGKAMEVMGPINGLSEGANLVWPIHQDAINRNPNLVQNEFYN, from the coding sequence ATGAATAGTAGCAGGAATATCTTTATGTCAATGCTGACGCTCATCTTCTTCTCTTGTTCGGAGAATTTGTTGGACAAAGATCCGGTCAGTAGTTTTTCCGCCCAGGGATTTTATAAGACATCCAGTGATGCGCAATCCGGGGTCTATGGAATATACGATGCAGCACAGTCTACATTTTCCCTCAACTTCTCCCTTTGGGGTGAGGGAAGGGCAGATGCCGTGAGTACCAATCAGTCCGGAGATCCTTTTTTGCTCCAGGATAATAACCTGAACCCCACATTGAACTCCGCTCGATGGGACAATCTTTATGAGACCATTAGCAGGGCCAATTATGCCATTAAATATATTCCGCCTGTATTTGAGGATGGAGAGGAGTTTGGCTTACAGTTATTGGGGCAAGCCAGGGCTTTGAGGGCCTTAAGCTATTTCTATGCTGTGCGGATTTGGGGCGATGTTCCATTGATTTTGGAGCCTTATGAAAGCGTGCAGCAGGACTTGTTCAATACGCGAACCGATGCTGAAACCATTCTGGATCAAATAGAGGAAGATCTCCTATTTGCTGCAGAACATTGTAGGGCTAGTTTTGGGGGTGAAAGGGACCGGAACTTGATTACCCAGGGAGGTGCCAATGCCTTGTTGGTCCAGCTGTATATGTGGAGGGGAGATTATACCAGTGCGGTGGCTGCTGCAGAAAAAGTGCTAGATAATTCCTTGTACAGTTTGGTGTCCATCAGCGACTGGTCCAAGATTTTTACGCAAGGATACTCGAACGAAAGCATTTTTGAAATAGGCTACAATGAAGTGCAAACCAATTCCCTGCGGGTATTATATGCCTTGGGCTCGGATAGTAACTTCTTCCCAAGCGAGTCTTTTCGAAATTCCTTCGAAGAAGGTGACCAGAGACAAGAGCTTATTTACGATGTGACTTCTGCCCAGCCCCGAAAAATCTGGAAGTTTTTTGGAGAGGGCTTTAATGATGAAAGTCCAGATCCATCTGCAAATAACATCGTCATGGTCCGGCTGGCGGATATCATACTGCTGAAAGCCGAAGCGCATAATCAATTGGGAGAAGTCGATGAAGCCTTGACTTTACTGAATACCATTAGGAATAGGGCGGGGCTGGAAAGCCTGAGCTTGTCCTCTGCCGATGCCCAGTACGGTGATTTGGAGGCGGCGATTTTACATGAGCGATTGATTGAGCTTTGCTATGAAGGACATCGGTGGTTTGACCTAATGAGGACAGGGAAAGCGATGGAAGTCATGGGACCAATCAACGGCTTGAGCGAAGGGGCAAACTTGGTATGGCCGATCCATCAAGATGCCATCAACAGGAATCCAAATTTGGTTCAGAATGAATTTTATAATTAA
- a CDS encoding sodium:solute symporter family protein: MELLDWIVLGLYFVMLLSIGLWAYLRVRNSEDFYTAGGKLPWWLSGISHHVSGYSGAVFVAYAGIAYTHGFTIYVWWAFTVAVAVLVTAFYIAPRWARLRVNFGVQSPTEYLLIRYDLPTQQVIAWVGTIIKVFDTGGKLAAIAILLNVFSGTSITFGVLLVGFISLIYITIGGLWADVWNDFGQFLIQLLAGVTMFVMILYKLGDGVSGIFTLWDRLPEEHAAFFHDPYTVGFAAVLLVINFFSYSGGTWNLATRFISTTSGKVAKRAALLSSGLYFTWPLILFYPMFAAPVFFENLADPTLSYGKMVLEFLPNGLIGLVLASLFANTLSMTASDSNTVSAVISRDILPVLFPQVKEFSKAQALTLARITTFCFTILTIFTAINAANFGGVFGLMISWFAALLGPIAIPMILGLLPAFKRSDAMSAMCAIVSGLVTFILLKIFPVSSLALEIGAPTLVSFFAFVVTGFFRTAKVDPKVDELINGLSKKD, translated from the coding sequence ATGGAGCTGCTGGATTGGATCGTACTTGGGCTATATTTTGTCATGCTGCTGTCCATTGGGCTGTGGGCTTATTTGAGGGTAAGGAATTCCGAGGATTTCTATACGGCGGGAGGAAAACTTCCTTGGTGGCTTTCGGGGATATCCCACCATGTTTCCGGTTATAGTGGGGCTGTATTTGTGGCATATGCAGGGATAGCCTATACGCATGGTTTTACCATTTATGTTTGGTGGGCTTTTACAGTGGCAGTGGCCGTTTTAGTGACTGCCTTTTATATCGCACCCAGATGGGCGAGGCTTCGGGTGAACTTTGGAGTCCAGTCTCCCACAGAATATTTGTTGATCCGATATGATCTTCCGACGCAGCAGGTGATTGCTTGGGTAGGCACCATTATCAAAGTTTTTGATACAGGAGGAAAGTTGGCCGCGATCGCCATTTTATTGAATGTGTTCAGCGGGACTTCCATCACTTTTGGTGTACTGCTGGTCGGCTTTATCTCTTTGATCTATATCACTATCGGAGGGTTATGGGCTGATGTATGGAATGACTTCGGCCAGTTTTTGATCCAGTTGCTGGCGGGGGTGACCATGTTTGTGATGATCCTGTACAAGTTGGGCGATGGTGTTTCAGGGATATTTACCCTCTGGGACCGGCTACCCGAAGAGCATGCCGCATTCTTCCATGATCCCTATACCGTAGGTTTTGCGGCCGTTTTGCTGGTGATCAATTTCTTTAGCTACAGCGGTGGAACGTGGAATCTCGCTACTCGGTTTATTTCTACGACCTCCGGAAAAGTGGCCAAAAGAGCAGCATTGCTATCTTCTGGACTTTATTTTACTTGGCCTTTGATCCTGTTTTATCCCATGTTTGCTGCGCCGGTTTTTTTCGAAAACCTGGCGGACCCAACGTTGTCCTATGGCAAAATGGTATTGGAATTTCTTCCCAATGGGCTTATAGGGCTGGTACTGGCATCGCTTTTTGCCAACACACTTTCCATGACCGCTTCGGACTCCAATACTGTTTCAGCGGTCATAAGTAGGGACATTTTGCCTGTTTTGTTTCCACAGGTCAAAGAATTTTCCAAGGCCCAAGCATTGACCTTGGCACGGATTACTACATTCTGTTTTACCATTTTGACCATTTTCACAGCCATCAATGCGGCCAACTTCGGAGGTGTATTCGGTTTGATGATTTCATGGTTTGCAGCCTTATTGGGCCCGATAGCAATTCCTATGATCTTGGGGTTACTTCCTGCATTTAAAAGGAGCGATGCCATGTCCGCCATGTGCGCCATAGTTTCTGGACTTGTCACTTTTATTTTGCTCAAAATTTTTCCTGTGAGTTCTTTAGCTTTGGAAATAGGAGCACCCACCTTGGTTTCCTTTTTTGCCTTCGTCGTGACAGGTTTTTTCAGGACTGCAAAAGTAGACCCAAAGGTCGATGAATTAATTAATGGATTAAGCAAAAAGGATTAG
- a CDS encoding 6-phosphogluconolactonase gives MIDLQKDIHVFSNRELAGIAAGKEVEQCIVNLQAAQDEVRIVFAAAPSQTGMLSYLASSNQIRWEKVVAFHMDEYIGLEKNAPELFASYLEEILFSKLPFKEVNLIKPQGDSQAELARYERLIAKAPIDLVCLGIGENGHIAFNDPPVAQFDDPQVIKLVELEEACRVQQVNDQCFDQLEDVPTTAVTLTIPTLMAAKAMVCVVLGENKSQAVSDTLTKAVSTDCPASILTTHPNCKFYFNQAAVSKIDGQSYTVIE, from the coding sequence ATGATAGACCTTCAAAAAGACATTCATGTCTTTTCCAACCGAGAACTTGCGGGAATAGCTGCAGGTAAAGAAGTAGAGCAATGCATCGTCAACTTACAGGCAGCGCAAGATGAAGTAAGGATTGTTTTTGCGGCAGCTCCCTCCCAAACAGGCATGCTATCTTATTTGGCTTCATCAAATCAAATACGATGGGAAAAAGTGGTGGCCTTCCATATGGATGAATACATAGGTTTGGAGAAAAATGCCCCAGAGTTGTTTGCATCTTATCTAGAGGAGATATTGTTTTCCAAATTGCCTTTTAAAGAAGTAAATTTGATCAAGCCCCAAGGAGATTCACAAGCTGAACTTGCCCGATATGAGCGCTTGATTGCCAAAGCACCCATAGACTTGGTATGTCTGGGGATCGGTGAGAATGGGCATATCGCTTTCAATGATCCTCCAGTTGCACAATTTGATGATCCACAGGTGATTAAGCTAGTCGAATTGGAGGAAGCATGTAGGGTCCAGCAAGTAAATGACCAGTGTTTTGACCAATTGGAAGACGTACCGACCACCGCCGTTACGCTTACGATCCCTACCTTAATGGCCGCAAAGGCTATGGTATGTGTCGTATTGGGTGAAAATAAAAGTCAGGCTGTCAGCGATACATTGACCAAAGCGGTCAGCACAGATTGTCCTGCATCCATCCTGACTACTCATCCCAACTGCAAGTTTTATTTTAATCAGGCGGCCGTGAGTAAGATCGATGGCCAATCCTATACAGTAATAGAATAA
- a CDS encoding CBM96 family carbohydrate-binding protein yields the protein MKSLPIKINGALLTLIVAGVVFYSCTVQEDYDYHPAGITGKLEMPALEYFQSHESFTMLSSAIDLAGLTEAYSAEQIRTFIAPTDRAFEEYLEENAYGSLEEVPVPILRNLLRYHIVEDKVLFSDPELFESNLPIAYSTESGQAMYLSHNTNFVGLVNQGTSQQWEIATSNLEPTNGVIHVVNAIVYFSAASTDLDELDPSVKTDTIFPLADTYINGGAAANSNFGSTNLLKVKNVTGDGDYDRKAYLMFDLNELPAEGVITDLRFEVGVSFTHAKNLDMNLFQVPDTTWTEMGLNWNNATAPVDPPVATITTTKVSAFNFDLTDFYTGLEKRGKLSLMIDGQDTGDETNDLASKEHETLPAPMIIAIIATGNSVLDLVTNTGISVESGGSVALDSEMLEITGASANDIIYTVEEVAQHGWLISGATILKPGDRFTQNDINVMNLVYISNGEGSEDQLVLSARDRAGAKLDPFEVEVIIE from the coding sequence ATGAAGAGTTTACCTATAAAAATCAATGGAGCTTTACTTACGCTCATCGTTGCTGGTGTGGTGTTTTACAGCTGCACCGTCCAGGAGGATTATGATTATCATCCTGCAGGTATCACTGGCAAGTTGGAAATGCCTGCCTTGGAGTATTTCCAGTCTCACGAATCATTTACCATGCTCAGTTCGGCCATTGATTTGGCAGGTCTGACCGAGGCGTACAGCGCTGAGCAAATCAGGACCTTTATCGCCCCGACAGACAGGGCTTTTGAGGAATATTTGGAGGAGAATGCCTATGGGAGTTTGGAGGAAGTACCGGTGCCCATTTTGAGAAATCTACTGAGGTACCATATCGTGGAAGATAAGGTGTTGTTTTCTGATCCTGAATTGTTCGAAAGCAATTTACCGATAGCTTACTCTACAGAAAGTGGCCAAGCAATGTACCTCTCCCACAACACCAATTTTGTGGGGCTGGTCAACCAAGGGACGAGCCAGCAGTGGGAAATAGCTACTTCTAATCTTGAACCTACCAATGGGGTGATCCATGTGGTAAACGCCATCGTTTATTTTTCAGCAGCATCCACAGACCTTGATGAACTGGATCCTTCTGTGAAAACGGATACCATATTCCCCTTGGCAGACACGTATATCAATGGTGGAGCAGCAGCGAATAGCAATTTTGGATCTACGAACCTGTTAAAAGTGAAGAACGTGACAGGGGATGGGGATTATGACCGAAAGGCCTATTTGATGTTTGATTTGAATGAGCTGCCTGCTGAGGGTGTTATCACAGATCTCCGGTTTGAAGTGGGGGTTTCTTTTACCCATGCAAAAAATTTGGATATGAACCTGTTTCAGGTTCCCGATACCACTTGGACCGAGATGGGCCTGAACTGGAACAATGCCACCGCGCCGGTGGATCCACCCGTTGCTACCATCACCACCACCAAAGTCAGTGCCTTCAATTTTGATTTGACTGATTTCTATACGGGCTTGGAAAAAAGGGGAAAACTCTCCCTGATGATCGATGGACAGGATACGGGAGATGAAACAAATGATTTGGCCTCCAAAGAACACGAAACACTGCCTGCACCGATGATCATCGCCATCATCGCCACTGGAAACAGTGTACTTGACTTGGTGACCAATACTGGAATATCCGTGGAGTCAGGAGGTAGCGTGGCCTTGGACTCGGAGATGCTGGAAATAACTGGAGCCTCCGCCAATGACATCATCTACACCGTGGAGGAAGTGGCTCAGCATGGCTGGTTGATCAGCGGTGCGACCATATTAAAACCTGGTGATCGATTTACCCAAAATGACATCAATGTCATGAACCTGGTCTATATCAGTAATGGTGAAGGCAGTGAAGACCAGCTTGTCCTTTCGGCGAGAGATAGGGCTGGAGCCAAATTAGATCCATTCGAGGTGGAGGTAATTATTGAGTGA